The following proteins are encoded in a genomic region of Terriglobia bacterium:
- the guaA gene encoding glutamine-hydrolyzing GMP synthase codes for MNRQSILILDFGSQYTQLIARRIRELSVYCEIVSFSRALDKAREMKPVGIVLSGGPDSVCRAESPRVPSELFELGIPVLGICYGLQLMADSMGGRVVPGNQREFGKAIVEVTEQNDVLSGLPPRFQVWMSHGDRVEVLPPRFRPLARSGSILAAAADEKHRLWGLQFHPEVVHTHHGARILENFLTRACGCRQDWTMSAFVDSTINDIRAGIGTDSAICGLSGGVDSAVAALLVHRAIGDRLTCLFVDNGLLRKNEFESVLASFREGLHLKVIGVPAAERFLSRLAGIADPERKRKIIGEEFIRVFEAEARKLDDAKFLVQGTLYPDVIESTSVRGPSAVIKSHHNVGGLPLTMELKLIEPLRELFKDEVRKVGAELGMDPQFVHRQPFPGPGLAVRIIGPVTPERLAVLRDADAIVQEEVERQGLTRDVWQAFAVLLPIQSVGVMGDDRTYENVAALRVVTSQDGMTADWAKLPYELLERIANRVVNEVRGINRVVYDITSKPPGTIEWE; via the coding sequence ATTAATCGCCAAAGCATCCTCATTTTGGATTTCGGTTCTCAGTATACCCAGCTGATCGCCCGCCGCATCCGCGAGCTCAGCGTGTACTGTGAGATCGTTTCTTTCTCCCGCGCTCTGGATAAAGCCAGGGAGATGAAGCCGGTGGGCATTGTTTTGTCCGGCGGGCCCGACTCTGTATGCCGAGCCGAGAGTCCGCGGGTGCCCTCGGAGTTATTCGAGTTGGGCATACCTGTGCTGGGCATCTGTTACGGGCTGCAGCTGATGGCCGACAGCATGGGCGGCAGAGTTGTCCCGGGAAATCAGCGCGAGTTCGGCAAGGCCATAGTCGAGGTGACCGAACAAAATGATGTCCTCTCCGGGCTGCCGCCGCGCTTTCAAGTCTGGATGAGTCACGGCGATCGGGTCGAGGTGCTTCCGCCACGGTTCCGGCCGCTGGCTCGCTCAGGGAGCATCCTTGCCGCTGCCGCCGACGAAAAACATCGCCTCTGGGGCCTTCAGTTCCACCCCGAAGTCGTGCACACGCACCACGGCGCCAGGATTCTCGAGAATTTCCTTACCCGCGCATGCGGTTGCCGACAGGATTGGACCATGTCGGCATTTGTCGATTCGACCATAAACGATATAAGGGCTGGAATTGGGACCGACAGCGCAATCTGCGGGCTCAGCGGAGGAGTAGACTCCGCCGTTGCTGCTCTCCTGGTTCACCGCGCGATCGGCGACCGGCTCACCTGCCTCTTCGTCGACAACGGATTGCTGCGCAAGAACGAGTTCGAATCTGTGCTGGCGAGCTTTCGCGAGGGCCTTCATTTGAAGGTGATCGGAGTGCCCGCAGCCGAGCGCTTCCTGTCGCGCCTGGCAGGGATCGCCGATCCGGAGCGGAAGCGCAAGATCATTGGGGAGGAGTTCATCCGCGTGTTCGAGGCCGAAGCGCGCAAACTCGACGATGCGAAGTTTCTGGTCCAGGGAACACTTTATCCGGATGTCATCGAATCGACCTCTGTGCGCGGTCCCTCTGCCGTAATCAAATCGCACCACAACGTCGGCGGCCTGCCGCTTACCATGGAACTCAAGCTGATCGAGCCCCTGCGTGAGTTGTTCAAGGACGAGGTCCGCAAAGTCGGAGCTGAGCTCGGAATGGATCCGCAGTTCGTGCATCGACAGCCCTTCCCCGGACCCGGTCTCGCCGTCCGCATCATCGGCCCGGTGACCCCCGAACGTCTCGCCGTCCTGCGCGATGCCGATGCCATAGTTCAGGAGGAGGTGGAGCGCCAGGGGCTGACGCGTGACGTGTGGCAGGCGTTCGCGGTCCTGTTGCCGATTCAGAGCGTCGGCGTCATGGGGGACGACCGCACCTACGAGAATGTTGCAGCTCTGCGCGTGGTGACCAGTCAGGACGGCATGACGGCAGACTGGGCCAAGCTGCCGTATGAATTGCTGGAACGTATTGCCAACCGTGTCGTCAACGAGGTGCGAGGGATCAACCGGGTAGTTTACGACATCACCTCAAAACCACCGGGTACCATTGAATGGGAGTGA
- a CDS encoding acetyl-CoA carboxylase carboxyltransferase subunit alpha translates to MDEEKSYQVEIDELRAEVERLRKEKSEIGAAWQRTQLARHELRPYTLDYVERLFEGFSEIHGDRRFGDDATMVTGMARYHGIPVMLVGQQKGRDLKQRQYRNFGCAQPEGYRKALRAMKLAEKFARPIISFVDTPGAYPSIGAEERGQAEAIAFNLREMARLQVPVLVCIIGEGGSGGALGIAVGNYIVMMENAIYTVISPEGCSAILWKDQDHVAAAAEALKLTAQNLLSFGFIDEIIPEPAGGAHTNYDQSAEALDSSLKPALESLLRMCGSELCEQRYQKFRRMGAVESC, encoded by the coding sequence ATGGACGAAGAGAAGTCGTATCAGGTGGAAATTGACGAACTGCGCGCTGAGGTCGAGCGCCTGCGCAAGGAGAAGTCCGAGATCGGTGCCGCGTGGCAGCGCACCCAGCTGGCGCGCCACGAGCTGCGTCCTTACACTCTGGACTATGTGGAACGTCTGTTCGAAGGATTCTCCGAGATTCACGGCGACCGGCGTTTCGGCGACGATGCGACCATGGTTACCGGAATGGCCCGCTACCACGGCATTCCGGTGATGCTGGTGGGACAGCAGAAGGGGCGCGATCTCAAGCAAAGGCAGTATCGAAATTTCGGTTGTGCGCAGCCGGAGGGATATCGCAAGGCGTTGCGGGCCATGAAGCTCGCCGAGAAGTTCGCGCGCCCGATTATCAGCTTTGTGGATACCCCGGGAGCCTATCCCAGCATCGGCGCAGAGGAACGCGGCCAAGCTGAAGCCATCGCTTTCAATCTGCGCGAAATGGCCCGGCTGCAGGTGCCGGTCCTGGTGTGCATCATCGGCGAAGGCGGCAGCGGTGGAGCCCTGGGGATTGCGGTCGGAAACTACATCGTGATGATGGAAAACGCCATCTACACGGTCATCTCGCCCGAGGGGTGCTCCGCGATCCTCTGGAAGGACCAGGATCATGTCGCGGCAGCGGCTGAAGCCCTCAAGCTCACCGCCCAGAATCTGCTGTCCTTCGGATTCATCGACGAGATAATCCCCGAGCCCGCCGGCGGGGCTCATACCAACTATGACCAGTCCGCCGAGGCCCTTGATTCAAGTCTGAAACCGGCCCTCGAATCCCTCCTCAGAATGTGCGGCTCCGAGCTCTGCGAGCAACGCTACCAGAAGTTCCGCCGCATGGGCGCCGTTGAGTCGTGCTGA
- a CDS encoding AAA family ATPase, with protein MLKAKELREQLQREIIGQDEAVDAVVRTVVVADLGICDPRRPLGTFLFLGPTGTGKSQIGRSLAKILHGEEGDVVSVNCTEFKNPHDVAKLVGAPPGYVGHDQAPFLTQDKLEKRLTIVIFEELEKADRALFDLLLQILERGELTTGRGVDLSFKNCFVMMTSNVCAKEIDNITKNEVMGFGPPPRRLQEMDADAADARIRSACLGAVENFFSPEFINRIDEIVTFNPLKYEDLMAILEKFLAETRARVAMAGIHMSLSESAKRFLIEKGTNLRYGARPLRRAVREYLEFPLANLIAENDMSGRNQAVQVEAGNGELNFYFARLAKGAVVP; from the coding sequence ATGCTCAAGGCCAAGGAGCTGAGGGAGCAGTTGCAAAGAGAAATCATTGGCCAGGACGAGGCTGTTGACGCCGTCGTGCGAACTGTCGTGGTGGCCGACCTTGGGATCTGTGATCCACGCCGACCGCTAGGAACATTCCTGTTTTTGGGGCCCACAGGAACCGGGAAGAGCCAGATTGGCCGTTCGCTGGCGAAGATCCTACACGGCGAGGAAGGTGACGTCGTTTCCGTCAATTGCACGGAGTTTAAGAACCCGCATGACGTGGCCAAACTTGTCGGCGCACCTCCGGGGTATGTCGGGCATGATCAGGCGCCATTTCTGACCCAGGACAAGCTGGAAAAACGTCTCACGATCGTGATCTTTGAGGAGCTTGAAAAGGCGGATCGCGCCCTGTTTGACCTCTTGCTGCAGATCCTCGAGCGGGGCGAGCTAACGACCGGCCGAGGCGTTGATCTGAGTTTCAAGAACTGCTTCGTCATGATGACCAGCAACGTCTGTGCCAAGGAGATTGACAACATCACGAAGAACGAGGTCATGGGTTTTGGACCTCCCCCGAGAAGGCTTCAGGAGATGGATGCCGACGCCGCGGACGCAAGAATCCGGTCTGCATGTCTGGGAGCGGTGGAGAACTTCTTCAGCCCGGAGTTCATCAACCGCATCGATGAGATTGTCACCTTCAACCCGCTCAAGTACGAAGACCTGATGGCAATCCTGGAGAAGTTTCTGGCTGAGACCCGAGCGAGAGTCGCAATGGCGGGCATTCACATGTCGCTATCGGAATCGGCCAAGCGATTCCTGATTGAAAAGGGGACCAACCTGCGCTACGGGGCACGTCCGCTGCGCCGGGCCGTCAGGGAGTATCTGGAGTTTCCGCTGGCCAATCTGATCGCCGAGAATGACATGTCAGGCCGCAACCAGGCAGTGCAAGTCGAAGCAGGTAACGGCGAGTTGAATTTCTATTTTGCCCGGCTGGCAAAGGGAGCGGTCGTGCCCTGA
- the mutL gene encoding DNA mismatch repair endonuclease MutL has translation MSRIRVLPEILANKIAAGEIVERPASVVKELLENSLDAGARALHLSVEAGGKKRIVVRDDGEGMTQDDAILAFEHHATSKLQSADDLAAIATLGFRGEALPSIASISRLTLRTRHEAEPDSAPGTEVEVHGGTMRSVKAIPWDRGTEVAVRDLFFNLPARRKFLRAHDTELGHITRLVTHYALARPELRFTLESEGRKLIDVVPVPSVRERAYQLFGDSFLKNLVEISGRAGDVAIHGFASQPHEQKTNPYSQFFYVNRRMVRDKVMTSAVRQAYLNSIPSSAYPVVLLFVELPYDQIDVNVHPAKTEVRFRDQSLVHDLIRESILRALVGTRSIPVYEHHGSANWPHAGIVPGGAAMAGDPDGGHAGPFDFSPPAFAPDPFQRAFNYPLREVPQIPPIPLADHHTLRMRPELLLGAPPDSAREIFHPVGVRILGQIQESYIIACDRDGLLIIDQHVAHERVLYEKIALAMSRNAVETQGLLVPVTIELAPHQAALLDRALPELNRNGFQVEGFGSNTVLVRSVPAVARELDCQKLLSEIVEGLEMEERTLDVERIKDRIAVSMACRAAIKVHMPLTIEKMQWLLDELGQTQIPTNCPHGRPIILRFSLYEIERNFGRA, from the coding sequence ATGAGCAGAATCCGGGTCCTGCCCGAAATCCTGGCCAACAAGATCGCAGCGGGCGAGATTGTTGAGCGCCCGGCGTCGGTCGTCAAGGAGCTTCTGGAAAACTCACTGGATGCCGGCGCCCGTGCGCTCCACCTTTCCGTGGAAGCCGGCGGCAAGAAGCGCATTGTTGTGCGGGACGACGGAGAAGGCATGACTCAGGACGACGCCATTCTCGCATTCGAACACCATGCCACCAGCAAACTGCAGAGCGCCGATGACCTGGCGGCGATCGCCACGCTGGGTTTCCGGGGTGAGGCGCTCCCATCGATCGCATCGATTTCACGGCTTACACTGCGGACCCGACACGAGGCCGAGCCTGATTCGGCGCCGGGGACTGAAGTGGAAGTTCACGGCGGCACAATGCGGTCAGTCAAGGCGATCCCGTGGGACAGAGGCACGGAGGTCGCGGTCCGCGACTTGTTTTTCAACCTGCCGGCCCGGCGCAAGTTTCTGCGTGCCCACGACACGGAGCTCGGGCACATCACACGGCTGGTCACCCATTACGCCCTTGCCCGGCCGGAGCTTCGTTTCACGCTGGAAAGCGAAGGACGCAAACTGATTGATGTGGTTCCCGTGCCTTCCGTACGCGAGAGGGCTTATCAGCTTTTCGGCGACAGTTTCCTGAAGAATCTGGTCGAGATTTCCGGGCGGGCCGGGGATGTGGCGATCCACGGTTTTGCGTCACAGCCGCATGAACAGAAGACAAATCCGTACTCGCAGTTCTTCTATGTAAACCGGCGCATGGTACGGGACAAAGTGATGACGAGCGCGGTGCGTCAAGCATACCTCAACAGCATCCCGTCTTCCGCCTATCCTGTTGTGCTTCTCTTCGTCGAGTTGCCCTACGACCAGATTGACGTCAACGTGCATCCGGCCAAGACCGAAGTCCGCTTCAGGGATCAGAGCCTTGTACACGACCTGATCCGCGAAAGCATCCTGCGCGCCCTGGTGGGAACCAGATCCATTCCCGTCTACGAGCATCACGGCTCGGCGAACTGGCCCCACGCCGGGATCGTCCCGGGCGGCGCCGCTATGGCCGGCGATCCGGACGGTGGCCATGCGGGGCCGTTCGATTTCAGTCCCCCTGCGTTTGCGCCCGATCCCTTTCAGCGGGCATTCAACTATCCCTTGCGCGAGGTCCCGCAGATTCCTCCGATTCCGCTCGCTGACCACCACACACTGAGAATGCGTCCCGAGCTGCTGCTGGGCGCGCCGCCGGACTCTGCCCGCGAGATCTTCCACCCGGTGGGAGTGCGCATTCTGGGACAGATTCAGGAAAGCTACATCATTGCATGCGATCGCGACGGCCTGCTGATCATCGATCAACACGTGGCGCATGAACGCGTGCTCTACGAGAAGATCGCCCTGGCCATGAGTCGAAATGCCGTGGAGACCCAGGGGCTACTCGTTCCCGTGACCATCGAACTGGCGCCGCACCAGGCTGCGTTGCTGGACCGCGCACTGCCGGAGTTGAACAGGAACGGCTTTCAGGTCGAAGGATTCGGGAGCAACACAGTACTGGTGCGCTCGGTGCCCGCGGTCGCCCGTGAACTCGATTGTCAGAAGCTGCTGTCTGAAATCGTCGAAGGGCTGGAGATGGAGGAGCGGACCCTGGACGTGGAGCGGATCAAAGACCGGATCGCCGTGAGCATGGCTTGCCGGGCGGCAATCAAAGTGCACATGCCGCTGACGATCGAGAAGATGCAGTGGCTGTTGGATGAGCTGGGGCAGACGCAAATTCCGACCAATTGTCCGCACGGAAGACCCATCATCCTGCGCTTCAGTCTGTATGAGATCGAACGCAACTTTGGCCGCGCCTGA
- a CDS encoding DNA polymerase III subunit alpha, with protein MSEPAPFVHLHNHSDYSLLDGASKLGQLVETAASMQMPALALTDHGNLFGAIQFYTAARKKGLKPIIGCEIYVAKESRHKKTGGSDQSNHLILLAEDETGYRNLSKLVSFGYLEGFYYRPRVDKELLARYSKGLIALSACLKGAVSQLLLMEQQEGAVEEAAALRDIFGHGNFYLELQDHGLAAQQRVNPAIIGMSKNTGIPLVCTNDTHYLLKEDNVAHDVLLCIGTGKTVQDTDRMRYTSDQYYFKSGAEMHRLWKDVPEALTNTLRIAERCNLELNMSAFHLPPYDVPAGETFDSYFEKAVRDGFTWRRHHLEQLARQGALKNPLQTYEERLAFEIAMIEKMKFSSYFLIVWDLIKYARDQGIPVGPGRGSVVGSLVAYCLRITDIDPLQYDLFFERFLNPERIAPPDIDMDFCMNRRAQVIEYVADKYGRDSVCQIITFGTMAAKGVIRDVGRSLDIPYAEVDRIAKLIPNELNATIDKALEQEPRLREEMKKPQIANLIEIAKRLEGLSRHASTHAAGIVIAPKPLTELIPLAKSNKEELTTQYSMKDLEAIGLLKMDFLALTTLTVLDHAVTRIREEAGTEVDLSAIPLNDPEVYALFSDGRTNGIFQFESGGMKAELRRLKPERFEDLIALNALYRPGPMEMIPDFIRRKHGLVHVQYLHPVLEEILKETYGVIVYQEQVMQIASKMGGLSLGEADLLRKAMGKKLASVMISMRDKFLLGARAKKIPEKVAIQVFDLMEQFAKYGFNKSHATAYALLAYQTAFLKVHFPVQFMAALLSSEVGNTDKIVMYIAECKDMGIPVLPPDVNESELPFHSSGGKIRFGMLAIRNVGEGAIQSILEHRKANGRFRSLFQFCEAVDSRAVNKRVLESLIKSGALDSLGWKRSQMMALADAAIEQGQKAQRDRISGQKGLFSELMGPAGLPEPEPPDISEWLPEQLLAFEKETLGYYVSGHPLERFPQELACFSKKGLAELISEGASVECRVAGIVTECRPRRTKKGELMAVFKLEDLTGAVEALAFPSAYAKYAPYLEIDTPVFILGRFEVDENASKIICSEIQPLTGIAERNARMLCIRASIPHLRPETASELYRLLEENRGETGVEVELYHPDEFRVTIHSSDFVKVKSSPELIRRIEDICGVGSVLVLS; from the coding sequence GTGTCGGAACCGGCGCCTTTCGTGCATCTGCACAATCATTCTGATTACAGCCTGCTTGATGGTGCTTCCAAGCTGGGGCAACTTGTCGAGACTGCCGCCTCCATGCAGATGCCCGCTTTGGCCCTTACGGATCACGGAAACCTCTTCGGCGCGATCCAGTTTTATACTGCGGCGCGCAAAAAAGGGCTGAAGCCGATCATCGGCTGCGAAATCTACGTCGCCAAGGAGAGCCGGCACAAGAAGACGGGCGGCAGTGATCAATCCAACCACCTGATTCTGCTCGCCGAAGACGAGACCGGATACCGCAACCTAAGCAAGCTGGTATCTTTCGGCTATCTGGAAGGCTTCTACTACAGGCCGAGAGTCGACAAGGAACTCCTGGCGCGTTACAGCAAGGGGCTGATCGCCCTGTCTGCGTGCCTGAAGGGCGCCGTGTCGCAGCTTCTGCTCATGGAGCAGCAGGAAGGCGCAGTCGAGGAAGCGGCCGCCTTGCGCGACATATTCGGGCACGGCAACTTTTATCTCGAACTCCAGGATCACGGACTTGCGGCTCAGCAGCGCGTCAATCCCGCCATCATCGGGATGTCAAAGAACACCGGAATCCCCCTGGTCTGTACCAACGACACGCACTACCTGCTCAAGGAAGACAACGTCGCTCATGATGTGCTCCTGTGCATCGGTACCGGCAAGACCGTCCAGGACACCGATCGCATGCGCTATACCAGCGATCAGTACTACTTCAAATCGGGCGCTGAGATGCATCGGCTGTGGAAGGACGTGCCCGAGGCGCTCACAAACACGCTGCGGATCGCGGAACGGTGCAATCTCGAACTCAACATGTCGGCTTTCCACCTGCCTCCTTATGACGTGCCCGCGGGTGAGACGTTCGACTCCTATTTTGAAAAAGCGGTGCGCGACGGCTTTACATGGCGTCGCCATCATCTTGAGCAGCTGGCCCGGCAAGGGGCGCTCAAGAATCCTTTGCAGACATATGAAGAGCGCCTGGCCTTCGAGATCGCGATGATCGAGAAGATGAAGTTTTCGAGCTACTTTCTGATTGTCTGGGATTTGATCAAATACGCGCGGGATCAAGGCATTCCCGTCGGACCCGGCCGCGGTTCCGTCGTGGGCAGCCTTGTTGCCTACTGCCTGCGTATCACCGACATCGACCCGCTCCAGTACGATCTGTTTTTCGAACGGTTCCTGAACCCAGAACGGATCGCCCCTCCGGACATCGACATGGACTTTTGCATGAACCGGCGCGCCCAGGTGATCGAATACGTTGCGGACAAATACGGCCGCGACAGCGTCTGTCAGATTATCACCTTCGGCACCATGGCTGCGAAAGGCGTCATTCGCGACGTAGGGAGAAGCCTTGATATTCCCTACGCCGAGGTCGACCGGATCGCCAAGCTCATTCCGAACGAGCTCAACGCCACGATCGACAAAGCTCTGGAGCAGGAGCCGCGCCTGCGCGAGGAGATGAAGAAACCCCAGATCGCAAACCTGATCGAGATCGCCAAGCGCCTGGAGGGGCTGTCACGCCATGCTTCCACGCATGCTGCCGGCATCGTGATCGCACCGAAGCCGCTGACGGAACTGATCCCTCTGGCAAAGTCCAACAAGGAGGAACTCACCACCCAGTACAGCATGAAGGACCTGGAGGCCATCGGCCTGCTCAAGATGGATTTCCTCGCCCTCACGACCCTGACCGTCCTCGATCATGCCGTAACTCGGATTCGGGAGGAAGCCGGCACGGAGGTCGACCTCTCGGCGATTCCCCTGAATGACCCGGAAGTGTATGCCCTTTTTTCGGACGGAAGGACCAACGGCATCTTCCAGTTTGAGAGCGGCGGCATGAAGGCAGAGCTGCGGCGCCTGAAGCCGGAGCGTTTCGAAGACTTGATCGCCCTGAACGCCCTCTATCGGCCGGGGCCCATGGAAATGATCCCCGATTTCATCAGGCGGAAGCACGGCCTGGTTCACGTTCAGTACCTGCACCCGGTCCTTGAGGAGATTCTCAAAGAGACCTATGGCGTCATCGTCTACCAGGAACAGGTGATGCAGATCGCGAGCAAGATGGGAGGACTGTCCCTGGGAGAGGCCGACCTTCTGCGTAAAGCGATGGGGAAGAAGCTGGCGTCGGTCATGATTTCCATGCGCGACAAATTCCTGCTCGGGGCCCGGGCGAAAAAGATACCGGAGAAGGTCGCGATCCAGGTTTTCGACCTCATGGAGCAGTTTGCCAAATATGGATTCAATAAGTCGCACGCCACGGCATATGCCCTGCTGGCATACCAGACCGCTTTTCTCAAGGTTCACTTCCCCGTCCAATTCATGGCCGCTCTGCTCTCGAGCGAAGTCGGCAACACCGACAAAATCGTGATGTACATCGCCGAATGCAAGGATATGGGAATCCCGGTCCTGCCGCCGGATGTCAACGAGAGCGAGCTCCCGTTCCATTCGTCGGGGGGCAAAATCCGTTTCGGCATGCTCGCCATCCGCAACGTCGGCGAAGGTGCCATCCAGTCCATACTGGAGCATCGCAAGGCGAATGGGCGCTTTCGCAGCCTGTTCCAGTTCTGCGAGGCCGTGGACTCCCGCGCCGTCAACAAGCGCGTGCTTGAGAGCCTGATCAAGAGCGGAGCTCTCGACTCACTGGGGTGGAAACGGTCGCAAATGATGGCCCTTGCCGATGCCGCCATCGAGCAGGGTCAGAAGGCGCAGCGTGATCGCATCAGCGGCCAGAAGGGCTTGTTCAGCGAGCTGATGGGTCCCGCAGGGCTCCCGGAACCAGAGCCTCCAGACATCTCCGAATGGCTGCCTGAGCAGCTGCTGGCATTCGAGAAAGAAACGCTCGGGTATTACGTTTCGGGTCATCCCCTGGAGCGTTTTCCCCAGGAACTCGCCTGCTTCTCAAAAAAGGGCCTTGCCGAGCTGATCAGCGAAGGTGCGAGCGTCGAGTGCAGGGTCGCGGGCATCGTGACCGAATGCCGTCCCCGGCGCACCAAAAAAGGCGAACTGATGGCCGTTTTCAAACTGGAGGATCTCACGGGCGCTGTGGAAGCGCTCGCTTTCCCCAGTGCGTATGCCAAGTACGCGCCGTACCTGGAAATAGACACGCCGGTGTTCATCCTCGGCAGGTTTGAAGTCGACGAGAACGCGTCCAAGATTATCTGTTCTGAAATACAGCCTCTGACCGGTATCGCCGAACGCAACGCCAGGATGCTCTGCATCCGTGCTTCGATTCCTCACTTGCGACCGGAAACCGCGAGTGAACTGTACCGGCTATTGGAGGAGAACCGGGGTGAGACCGGAGTCGAAGTCGAGCTGTACCATCCCGACGAATTCCGTGTTACCATCCATTCCTCTGATTTTGTGAAGGTGAAATCGAGTCCTGAGTTGATTCGGCGCATCGAGGATATCTGCGGCGTCGGTTCTGTGCTGGTCTTGAGCTAG
- a CDS encoding VWA domain-containing protein codes for MAEVGFSHPWLLLLVLIALILPLLRLLPVLRRRGLVSLATYEWMPAFARSSAYPLWLADSLRIAALICLVFIAAGIRSGRAVTVEAGQPEALVILLDVSSSMTAEDFSPGNRLEAAKELLTEFAPSHANAELGLILLAASPRLMFPVTPEEGALPQALKKVSPAGYGEDGTAIGSGIASAINRLRDLPWRRRRILLITDGVNNRGALAPADAARIAASMGVRIDTVGIGTDSVLRYWVPSQQGPPVEVNARIQIDDKALEEVSRITGGNYKRVTNSDELRGALKSLEPGGRQIPADVSARRDLSPVRLLAAVSVVFIVVEFVLTRFAYPELPG; via the coding sequence ATGGCGGAAGTTGGATTTTCTCACCCTTGGCTTCTTTTGCTGGTGCTGATTGCGCTCATTCTGCCGTTGCTTCGCCTGCTACCCGTCCTCCGCCGGCGCGGCCTGGTCTCGTTGGCGACCTACGAGTGGATGCCGGCTTTCGCCCGAAGCTCCGCTTACCCGCTTTGGTTGGCGGACTCTTTGCGCATCGCGGCCTTGATTTGCCTGGTTTTCATTGCAGCCGGGATTCGTTCCGGCAGAGCTGTGACTGTCGAGGCGGGGCAGCCGGAAGCTCTGGTCATCCTGCTGGACGTTTCCAGCTCCATGACTGCTGAGGATTTTTCTCCGGGGAATCGACTGGAGGCGGCAAAGGAGCTGCTGACCGAGTTTGCACCCTCTCATGCAAATGCGGAGCTCGGATTGATCCTGCTGGCAGCTTCACCGCGCCTAATGTTTCCAGTCACCCCGGAAGAAGGCGCCCTGCCACAGGCTCTGAAAAAAGTGAGCCCTGCAGGCTATGGAGAGGACGGCACCGCAATAGGCAGCGGCATTGCCAGCGCCATTAATCGCCTGCGTGATCTGCCGTGGCGCCGGCGCCGGATCCTTCTGATCACCGACGGCGTCAACAATCGTGGCGCGCTGGCACCCGCGGATGCCGCGCGCATCGCCGCCAGCATGGGGGTCAGGATTGACACGGTTGGAATCGGAACGGATTCCGTCTTGCGTTACTGGGTCCCCTCCCAGCAGGGGCCGCCCGTCGAAGTGAATGCCCGCATTCAAATCGACGACAAAGCCCTTGAGGAAGTATCCCGGATCACAGGCGGCAACTACAAGCGTGTGACGAACTCCGACGAGCTGCGCGGTGCGCTGAAATCGCTGGAACCAGGCGGCCGGCAGATTCCGGCCGATGTTTCGGCGCGACGTGATCTCTCCCCGGTGCGACTCCTCGCGGCGGTGTCGGTTGT
- the hisS gene encoding histidine--tRNA ligase, whose product MAETLLTNLPGTRDVLPAEISSWHLVEQKARNIFSRYGFQEIRTPLLEATELFARSIGGETDIVGKEMYTFEDQSGKSVSLRPEATASTVRAYLQHSMHRGVGVTKLYYLGPMFRHEKKQKGRWRQFYQIGAEALGSEHPAIEAEVIEMMLLFLDSLEVQSRLLINSVGDANCRPQYIETLRRELHRHQADLCEDCRRRTEVNPLRVLDCKVAACQPVINTLPMIADHLCEDCSRHFELVKSHLQEAGISYEIVPRLVRGLDYYVKTAFEIVSGELGAQNALVGGGRYDGLAEVLGGPRVPGFGFAMGLDRLVMILPEHVSAGGKHPPELFLAHLGEAAFRRAILTARTLRHQGFACHLEFTGGSLKSQLRQADRAGARAVLIIGEDELARDRYVIRRMQDSTQQEVSLDELEGYLRAQRAPGN is encoded by the coding sequence ATGGCTGAAACGCTCTTGACGAATCTTCCAGGGACCCGGGATGTTCTCCCGGCGGAAATCTCCTCATGGCACCTGGTCGAGCAGAAGGCCAGAAACATCTTTTCTCGCTATGGCTTCCAGGAAATCCGCACTCCGCTGCTTGAGGCGACCGAACTCTTTGCGCGCAGCATCGGCGGGGAGACCGACATTGTCGGGAAGGAAATGTACACCTTTGAAGATCAGAGCGGCAAATCCGTGAGCCTGCGCCCGGAGGCCACTGCTTCCACCGTGCGTGCTTACCTCCAGCACTCCATGCACCGGGGCGTCGGAGTGACCAAGCTCTACTACCTGGGCCCGATGTTCCGGCACGAGAAGAAACAGAAGGGACGGTGGCGGCAGTTCTATCAGATCGGCGCCGAGGCCCTCGGTTCAGAGCACCCCGCGATCGAGGCGGAAGTCATCGAAATGATGCTGTTATTTCTGGACTCGCTTGAAGTTCAATCGCGACTGCTCATCAACTCGGTCGGCGACGCCAATTGCCGGCCGCAATATATCGAGACGCTGCGCCGAGAGCTGCACCGCCATCAGGCTGACCTCTGCGAGGATTGCCGCCGCCGTACTGAAGTCAATCCTCTCAGGGTGCTGGACTGCAAGGTGGCTGCCTGCCAGCCCGTCATCAACACTCTGCCCATGATCGCTGACCACCTTTGCGAGGATTGCTCCCGGCATTTCGAGCTGGTCAAGAGCCATCTGCAGGAGGCAGGAATCTCCTACGAGATCGTTCCCCGGCTGGTACGCGGCCTCGACTATTATGTAAAGACTGCATTCGAAATCGTGAGCGGCGAGTTGGGGGCGCAGAATGCGCTCGTTGGCGGCGGCCGCTATGACGGGCTTGCCGAGGTGCTGGGCGGGCCGCGAGTCCCCGGCTTCGGATTTGCGATGGGGCTCGACCGACTGGTGATGATTCTGCCCGAGCATGTGAGTGCCGGCGGAAAACACCCGCCCGAACTCTTCCTGGCTCACCTGGGGGAGGCGGCCTTCAGGAGGGCGATTTTGACGGCACGAACGCTTCGGCACCAGGGATTCGCCTGTCACCTGGAGTTCACGGGAGGCAGCCTGAAAAGTCAGTTGCGGCAAGCGGATCGTGCCGGCGCGCGCGCTGTGCTCATCATCGGAGAGGACGAGCTGGCACGTGACCGCTATGTGATCAGGCGGATGCAAGACTCGACTCAGCAGGAGGTCTCGCTGGACGAGCTCGAGGGATACCTTCGAGCGCAGCGTGCGCCCGGCAACTGA